Proteins co-encoded in one Malus sylvestris chromosome 7, drMalSylv7.2, whole genome shotgun sequence genomic window:
- the LOC126629186 gene encoding uncharacterized protein LOC126629186 produces the protein MGCCRINRLSGNSQLKTRIPEQKPSSPCLPLPTLKPKIRKSKLCTVNFKTLSACKLGIARYPDLEYNAEGGAGTESAAEVTESDSFGDVLVSFDIGRLCIPPLATATTKSLPFPLPPFQWEHQSGIGPG, from the exons ATGGGGTGCTGCAGGATAAACCGACTCTCTGGAAATTCCCAACTCAAAACCAGAATCCCAGAACAAAAACCTTCATCTCCTTGTCTTCCCCTTCCTACACTCAAACCAAAGATTCGAAAATCGAAGCTTTGTACCGTAAACTTCAAGACTTTGAGTGCCTGCAAGCTTGGCATAGCCAGATATCCGGACTTAGAATACAATGCTGAAGGTGGTGCAGGAACTGAGTCTGCTGCAGAGGTGACCGAGAGCGACTCGTTCGGAGATGTCTTGGTGTCGTTTGACATCGGAAGGCTCTGTATCCCACCGTTAGCAACCGCAACAACAAAGTCCTTGCCGTTCCCATTGCCGCCGTTTCAGTGGGAGCATCAATCCGGAATCGGGCCAG GTTGA
- the LOC126629183 gene encoding ABC transporter B family member 28 produces MTSLILSLPLTPTPTRARTVASKLALSSLRQSHPFPRFPLRLPKPLKTTAASFAYVSGPASDAIVSEPDPKLDESDAKVQPPSVIGWGLLWSLLLKHKLRLAVSAFALIGCSACTLSMPIFSGRFFEVLIGQRPEPLWKLLSKVGVLYALEPILTVIFVINLNTIWEKVMSTLRAQIFGRVLIQKVEFFDRYKVGELTGLLTSDLGSIKSVVSDNISRDRGFRALTEVIGTICILFTLAPQLAPILAVLMLTVSILVAVYKRSTVPVFVAHGLAQASISDCVSETFSAIRTVRSFGGEKRQMITFGRQVLAYQSSGIKLGTFKSVNESLTRVVVYISLMALYCLGGSKVKAGELSVGTVASFIGYTFTLTFAVQGLVNTFGDLRGTFAAVERINSVLSGVEIDEALAYGLEREMQQKKLLDENYRLFLIDGLSETNQSVNTHYMSALKSGSNVSRLAWSGDVCLEDVHFSYPLRPDVEVLNGLNLTLKCGTVTALVGSSGAGKSTIVQLLARFYEPNRGCITVAGEDVRTFDKSEWAQIVSIVSQEPVLFSVSVGENIAYGLPDDHVSKDDVIKAAKAANAHEFIISLPQGYDTLVGERGGLLSGGQRQRIAIARALLKNAPILILDEATSALDAVSERLVQDALDHLMKRRTTLVIAHRLSTVQNAHQIALCSDGRVAELGTHSELLAKKGQYASLVGTQRLAFE; encoded by the exons ATGACCTCTCTcatactctctctccctctcactcCCACCCCGACGCGCGCGCGCACTGTCGCCTCCAAACTCGCCCTCTCCTCTCTCCGCCAATCACATCCCTTCCCGCGGTTTCCACTCCGCCTCCCAAAACCCCTAAAGACCACCGCCGCCTCATTCGCCTACGTGTCCGGACCTGCCTCCGACGCGATTGTCAGCGAGCCCGACCCGAAACTCGATGAGTCGGACGCAAAGGTCCAGCCGCCGAGCGTGATTGGCTGGGGCCTCTTATGGAGCCTCCTGCTCAAGCACAAGCTCCGGCTCGCCGTCTCCGCCTTCGCCCTCATCGGCTGCAGTGCCTGCACTCTCTCAATGCCCATATTTTCGG GGCGGTTTTTTGAAGTGCTGATTGGGCAGAGGCCGGAGCCTTTGTGGAAGCTGCTGAGTAAAGTCGGTGTCTTGTATGCATTGGAGCCAATTTTAACGGTCATTTTTGTTATCAATTTGAATACTATTTGGGAAAAAGTTATGTCCACGCTCAGAGCCCAGATTTTTGGAAGGGTTTTGATTCAGAAG GTCGAATTTTTTGACCGTTACAAG GTTGGTGAACTGACGGGATTGTTGACATCTGATTTGGGTTCTATTAAAAGTGTTGTGAGCGACAACATTTCGAGGGACCGAGGATTCAGGGCACTTACTGAG GTTATCGGGACAATATGCATACTGTTTACTTTGGCTCCCCAACTTGCCCCAATCTTGGCGGTGCTGATGCTCACTGTGTCTATTTTAGTTG CTGTATACAAGAGATCAACTGTGCCCGTTTTCGTGGCTCATGGATTGGCGCAAGCATCTATATCTGATTGTGTGTCAGAAACATTTTCTGCCATACGCACT GTAAGATCCTTTGGTGGGGAAAAGCGCCAAATGATAACATTTGGTAGACAG GTGCTAGCTTACCAGAGCAGTGGGATAAAGCTTGGGACTTTTAAATCTGTTAATGAATCTTTGACTCGAGTTGTTGTTTACATATCTCTAATGGCCTTATATTGTCTTGGAGGAAGCAAAGTGAAGGCG GGTGAACTCTCTGTTGGAACTGTGGCTTCTTTCATTGGTTATACTTTCACATTAACATTTGCT GTTCAAGGTCTGGTTAACACCTTTGGAGACCTTCGTGGAACTTTTGCTGCTGTGGAGAGGATTAACTCTGTTTTATCTGGGGTAGAAATTGATGAGGCCCTCGCTTATGGTTTAGAAAGGGAAATGCAACAAAAGAAATTACTTGATGAAAATTACAGATTGTTCCTTATAGATGGTCTGAGCGAGACAAATCAGTCAGTAAATACGCATTACATGTCAGCTCTGAAATCGGGTAGTAACGTTAGTCGCTTAGCTTGGTCTGGCGATGTTTGTCTTGAAG ATGTGCATTTCTCTTATCCTTTGAGACCTGATGTAGAAGTTCTAAATGGTCTAAATCTAACGCTAAAGTGTGGAACTGTAACTGCTCTAGTTGGCTCAAGCGGTGCAGGAAAAAGTACTATTGTACAGCTACTGGCACGTTTCTATGAg CCAAATAGAGGCTGTATAACTGTTGCAGGAGAGGATGTTCGAACATTTGACAAGAGTGAATGGGCACAGATTGTTTCTATAGTCAGTCAG GAACCTGTACTCTTTTCGGTATCTGTTGGAGAAAATATTGCATATGGGCTTCCGGATGATCACGTGTCAAAGGATGACGTGATAAAAGCCGCAAAAGCTGCAAATGCTCACGAGTTCATAATTTCACTTCCACAG GGTTACGATACACTGGTTGGTGAACGTGGAGGTCTACTTAGCGGTGGCCAGAGACAG AGAATCGCTATTGCGAGAGCTCTGCTTAAGAACGCCCCAATCCTAATACTTGACGAG GCCACCAGTGCGTTGGATGCAGTGAGTGAGCGCCTAGTCCAGGATGCACTGGACCATCTGATGAAGCGGAGGACAACGTTGGTGATTGCTCACCGATTAAGCACAGTTCAGAATGCGCATCAAATTGCATTATGTTCTGATGGGAGGGTAGCTGAACTAGGAACCCACTCTGAATTATTGGCCAAGAAAGGTCAATACGCTTCACTGGTTGGCACTCAGAGGCTGGCATTTGAATGA
- the LOC126629934 gene encoding uncharacterized protein LOC126629934, with protein MAQLRCILLLALLSSLLPALRASDGDADPIYKSCVAECEKSGCVGDTCFQHCKFSSDGKPIDGPWYMQEPLYLRWKQWDCRSDCRYHCMLAREEEREKLGNKPVKYHGKWPLRRVYGIQEPIAVALCAINLAIQFHGWISFFILVYYKLPLNPNKKTYYEYTGMWHIYGILSMNAWFWSGVFHSRDVELTEKLDYSSSVALLGFSLILTLFRAFNVRDEAARVMVSAPLIAFVTTHILYLNFYKLDYGLNVKVCMAMGIVQLLTWAVWAGISCHPSRWKLWVVVAGGALALFLEIYDLPPYRGFIDAHALWNAINIPVTYLWWSFVRDDAEFVTSAHLKKAK; from the exons ATGGCGCAGCTTCGTTGCATTCTCCTCCTCGCTTTGCTCTCCTCTCTGCTTCCTGCTCTTCGCGCCAGTGATGGCGATGCTGATCCGATTTACAA GTCTTGTGTGGCGGAGTGCGAAAAATCTGGGTGTGTAGGGGACACATGCTTTCAACACTGTAAATTTTCTTCAGATGGGAAACCTATTGATGGTCCGTGGTACATGCAAGAGCCCCTCTATTTGCGCTGGAAACAATGGGACTGTCGCAGTGACTGCAGGTACCACTGCATGCTTGCtagggaggaagagagagagaaactcgGCAATAAGCCTGTCAAATACCATGGGAAATGGCCATTGCGACGTGTTTATGGCATCCAG GAACCCATTGCTGTTGCTCTCTGTGCTATCAATCTTGCCATTCAATTTCATGGTTGGATATCTTTTTTCATCCTTGTATACTACAAGTTGCCTTTGAATCCAAATAAGAAGACGTACTACGAGTATACTGGTATGTGGCACATCTATGGGATCTTATCAATGAATGCCTGGTTTTGGAGTGGGGTATTTCACAGCCG AGACGTAGAGTTGACAGAGAAGCTGGATTATTCTTCTTCTGTAGCACTACTTGGATTTTCACTCATTCTGACCCTATTTCGAGCTTTTAATGTGAGAGATGAGGCTGCAAGGGTCATGGTTTCTGCTCCGCTGATTGCTTTCGTGACCACACACATACTGTACCTGAACTTCTATAAACTTGATTACG GTTTGAATGTGAAAGTGTGCATGGCCATGGGTATTGTTCAGCTTCTTACATGGGCCGTTTGGGCTGGTATTAGTTGCCATCCATCGCGCTGGAAGTTGTGGGTGGTAGTGGCAGGAGGAGCCCTTGCCCTGTTCTTGGAGATATACGACCTCCCACCTTACCGAGGCTTTATAGATGCGCACGCTCTCTGGAACGCAATCAACATACCTGTTACATACCTCTGGTGGAGTTTTGTGAGGGATGATGCCGAGTTTGTTACATCAGCTCACCTTAAGAAAGCGAAATAG